From Oncorhynchus tshawytscha isolate Ot180627B unplaced genomic scaffold, Otsh_v2.0 Un_contig_447_pilon_pilon, whole genome shotgun sequence, one genomic window encodes:
- the LOC112241704 gene encoding myosin heavy chain, fast skeletal muscle-like: protein MSTDAEMKIYGKAAIYLRKSEKERMEAQAAPFDSKNACYVTDKAELYLKGLVTARADGKCTVTVTKPDGTKEEGKVFKDADIYEMNPPKYDKIEDMAMMTYLNEASVLYNLKERYAAWMIYTYSGLFCATVNPYKWLPVYDSDVVNAYRGKKRMEAPPHIFSVSDNAFQFMLIDKENQSILITGESGAGKTVNTKRVIQYFATIAVSGGEKKKEVDPSKMQGSLEDQIIAANPLLEAYGNAKTVRNDNSSRFGKFIRIHFQGGKLAKADIETYLLEKSRVSFQLPDERGYHIFFQMMTGHKPDIVEMSLITTNPYDFPMCSQGQIAVASINDKEELDATDDAITILGFTNEEKLGIYKLTGAVLHHGNLKFKQKQREEQAEPDGTEVADKIGYLLGLNSAEMLKALCYPRVKVGNEYVTKGQTVPQVNNSVSALGKSIYERMFLWMVIRINEMLDTKNPRQFYIGVLDIAGFEIFDYNSMEQLCINFTNEKLQQFFNHTMFVLEQEEYKKEGIVWAFIDFGMDLAACIELIEKPLGIFSILEEECMFPKSSDTTFKDKLYAQHLGKTNAFEKPKPAKGKAEAHFSLVHYAGTVDYNITGWLEKNKDPLNDSVCQLYGKSGVKLLAALYPPPPPEDKAKKGGKKKGGSMQTVSSQFRENLQKLMTNLRSTHPHFVRCLIPNESKTPGLMENFLVIHQLRCNGVLEGIRICRKGFPSRIIYADFKQRYKVLNASVIPEGQFMDNKKASEKLLGSIDVNHEDYKFGHTKVFFKAGLLGVLEEMRDEKLATLVGMVQALSRGFLMRREFSKMMERRESIYAIQYNIRSFMNVKTWPWMKLYFKIKPLLQSAETEKELANMKENYEKMTTDLAKALATKKQMEEKLVALTQEKNDLALQIASEGESLNDAEERCEGLIKSKIQLEAKIKETTERLEDEEEINAELTAKKRKLEDECSELKKDIDDLELTLAKVEKEKHATENKVKNLTEEMASMDESVAKLTKEKKALQEAHQQTLDDLQAEEGQSQHSDQG, encoded by the exons ATGAGTACGGACGCGGAGATGAAAATCTACGGCAAGGCTGCCATATACCTTCGTAAATCtgagaaggagaggatggaggcaCAAGCCGCACCCTTTGATTCAAAGAACGCCTGCTATGTGACAGACAAGGCGGAGCTGTACCTTAAGGGTCTGGTCACTGCCAGGGCCGATGGGAAGTGTACTGTAACAGTCACGAAACCTGACGGCACTAAGGAG GAAGGAAAAGTGTTCAAAGATGCAGACATCTATGAGATGAACCCTCCTAAATACGACAAGATTGAGGACATGGCCATGATGACCTACCTGAATGAAGCCTCTGTGTTGTATAACCTCAAAGAGCGTTATGCAGCATGGATGATCTAT ACCTACTCGGGGCTCTTCTGTGCCACGGTGAACCCCTACAAGTGGCTCCCTGTGTACGACTCAGATGTTGTCAACGCCtacagagggaagaagaggatggAGGCTCCACCCCATATCTTCTCCGTCTCTGACAACGCCTTTCAGTTCATGCTGATTG ataagGAGAACCAGTCCATCCTGATTAC CGGAGAATCCGGTGCAGGAAAGACTGTCAACACCAAGCGTGTCATCCAGTACTTTGCCACCATTGCAGTGTCtggtggagagaagaagaaggaagtaGACCCCAGCAAAATGCAG GGGTCTCTTGAGGATCAGATCATTGCAGCTAACCCTCTACTGGAGGCTTACGGTAATGCCAAGACAGTGAGGAACGACAACTCGTCTCGCTTT GGTAAATTCATCAGGATTCACTTCCAAGGTGGTAAACTGGCTAAAGCTGACATTGAGACCT accTGCTGGAGAAGTCCAGAGTGTCCTTCCAGCTGCCCGATGAGAGAGGCTACCACATCTTCTTCCAGATGATGACAGGCCACAAACCTGACATAGTTG AAATGTCGCTCATCACCACCAACCCCTACGACTTCCCCATGTGCAGCCAGGGACAGATCGCTGTGGCCAGCATTAATGACAAGGAAGAGTTGGATGCCACAGAT GATGCCATTACAATCCTGGGCTTCACTAATGAAGAGAAGCTTGGCATCTATAAGCTGACAGGAGCTGTATTGCACCATGGAAACTTGAAATTCAAGCAGAAGCAACGTGAGGAGCAGGCCGAGCCAGACGGCACAGAGG TGGCTGATAAAATTGGCTACCTGCTGGGCCTGAACTCAGCTGAGATGTTGAAAGCTCTGTGCTACCCCAGAGTGAAGGTCGGCAATGAGTATGTGACCAAGGGACAGACTGTGCCTCAG GTTAATAACTCAGTCAGTGCTCTGGGCAAGTCCATCTATGAGAGGATGTTCTTGTGGATGGTCATCCGGATCAATGAGATGTTGGACACCAAGAATCCAAGGCAGTTCTATATCGGTGTGTTAGACATTGCCGGGTTTGAGATCTTTGAT TACAACAGCATGGAGCAGCTGTGCATCAACTTCACCAATGAGAAACTGCAacagtttttcaaccacaccatgTTCGTCCTGGAGCAAGAGGAGTACAAGAAGGAGGGAATCGTCTGGGCCTTCATTGACTTCGGCATGGACTTGGCTGCCTGCATTGAGCTTATTGAGAAG CCATTGGGCATCTTCTCCATCCTTGAAGAGGAGTGCATGTTCCCCAAGTCTTCAGACACTACCTTCAAGGACAAGCTGTACGCCCAGCATCTTGGCAAAACAAATGCGTTTGAGAAGCCCAAGCCTGCCAAAGGCAAGGCAGAGGCCCACTTCTCCCTGGTGCACTACGCCGGTACTGTGGACTACAACATCACTGGATGGCTGGAGAAGAACAAGGACCCCCTGAACGACTCAGTTTGTCAGTTGTACGGGAAGTCAGGAGTCAAACTTCTGGCTGCCCtgtatccccctccccctcctgagG ATAAAGCCAAGAAAGGAGGCAAGAAGAAGGGTGGTTCCATGCAGACTGTGTCCTCCCAGTTCAGG GAGAACTTACAAAAGCTGATGACCAACTTGAGGAGCACTCATCCTCACTTTGTGCGCTGCCTGATCCCCAACGAGTCAAAGACTCCAG GTCTGATGGAGAACTTCCTGGTTATCCACCAGCTCAGGTGTAATGGTGTACTGGAGGGTATCAGGATCTGCAGAAAGGGCTTCCCCAGCAGAATCATCTATGCTGATTTCAAGCAGag GTACAAAGTACTGAATGCCAGCGTCATCCCTGAGGGCCAGTTCATGGACAACAAGAAGGCTTCTGAGAAGCTGCTTGGGTCCATTGATGTGAATCACGAGGAttacaagtttggacacaccaag GTGTTCTTCAAAGCCGGTCTGCTGGGTGTcctggaggagatgagagatgagaagcTGGCCACTCTGGTCGGCATGGTCCAGGCGCTCAGCCGTGGATTCCTCATGAGGAGAGAGTTTAGCAagatgatggagaggag AGAATCAATTTACGCCATCCAGTACAACATCCGCTCATTCATGAATGTCAAAACCTGGCCATGGATGAAGTTGTACTTCAAGATCAAGCCCCTGCTGCAGAGCGCTGAGACTGAGAAGGAGCTGGCCAACATGAAGGAGAACTATGAGAAGATGACAACAGACCTGGCAAAGGCTCTGGCCACAAAGAAGCAAATGGAGGAGAAGTTGGTGGCCCTGACGCAGGAGAAGAACGACCTGGCGCTCCAAATAGCATCT GAAGGAGAGAGTCTGAACGATGCTGAGGAAAGGTGTGAGGGGCTCATCAAGAGCAAGATCCAGCTGGAGGCCAAAATCAAAGAGACGACTGAGAggctggaggatgaggaggagatcaATGCTGAGTTGACTGCCAAGAAGAGGAAGCTGGAGGATGAGTGCTCTGAGCTGAAGAAGGACATTGATGACCTGGAGCTCACCCTGGCCAAAGTGGAGAAGGAGAAGCACGCCACTGAAAACAAG GTTAAAAACCTGACAGAGGAGATGGCGTCTATGGATGAGAGTGTTGCCAAGCTGACCAAGGAGAAGAAAGCCCTCCAAGAGGCCCACCAGCAGACACTGGATgacctgcaggcagaggagggacAAAGTCAACACTCTGACCAAGGCTAA